Below is a genomic region from Anaerolineales bacterium.
GCCCGGGAACATGCTGATTTGGCCGATATCATGAAACAACGCGGAAGCAAGGAGCAGGTAGATCTCAATCGGCCGCATATGCAAAACGCTTGCCTTCGGATTGTGCCGCGTGAGTGTCGCCAACAATTCATTTAAATGTTGGGTGATGTTTCGAATGTGCGGGGCGCTGTTCGAGGAATCGCCGGAGGAGGGCATAGCCGGCAGCCACTCGTTGTTTGCGATCTTCCATTGCATATCCAATTCGTCGGCAAGGTCGGGGCTTGCCTGCCGGAGTTTCTCACCCAACGGGATAAACGGTTCGGCCATGCAGGGCTCCTGTTCGGCTGTAGGATGATCGGCGACCCGCCCGGGGCGCTTTTCCCGCTTCTGCCGCCTCCCGCCTGCGGGTGAATTCCGCCGACCGGCTTGGCGGGATCATCACCGAATTCGTGCGGCTGGCGTAAACCCGATCCAGACGGATCGCGTTTGACGGTTTCCTTCTGCGCAATTTTCGCCAAAAGGCGCGAAGATCCTTTTTTTTGATAATTATGGTGTGTAGTCCATTATACCCTTCCTCAGCGGCAAATACAAACACATGTGCGTAAAAGGAGGATATTTGGCCTTGCGTTTTGCCGCGACGGCATTCCCTCTGCCAAGGCTTTTCTTCCCATCACCGTGTTAAACGGAGACAATTTCATCCGGTTGAATGCTAAAATGACATCGTCGGATGAGGACCGGATCTCAGGACATTATAGAATCAACAGGATTATGGATTAAGGCGACGCGTCATCGTTGCCGAAGGGGAATGCCCGACTGTCATTTCGAGGAGCCCTGTCGAAGCCAGGGCGACGAAGCACTCTCCTCCGTTTACATGGGGCGGACTTGAACGGCGATGGAGCAATGTCTCACGGATAGGATTTCCGGATTTCGCAGGATCGACAGGATTATGGATCGAGGCGACGCGGCATCGTTGCCCTGGGATGAGTGGTTATTTTTTTAACACGATTGGCAGGATTGCTTATTGGATAGACGCATCCGCGCCGCCGCGGCCGCGCCCCGCGTTTTTCCCACCGCCGGTATAATCATGCCCATGACCACCTTCCTGCTGGTGGAGGACGAAATCGACCTAGCCGACCCTATCGCACGCGATTACCTCCTGGAAACGGTGTGGATCGGGAAATACGAAACCGGCGACCGATCGGTCGACAACGCCGTCTTGCGCTTGCGGAAAAAACTCGGGCGCTTGGGTGGAAAATATCGAGATTGTGTGGGGTGTGGAATATAAACTGAAGCCGCCGCAATAGGAAACCAAGCCGCCGCCCGGGAGGATCGCTTACCCGGAAACGACCCCTTCGCGGCCGGATCCGGGATTGGTGAAGGGAGGATGCCATGCGCCAAGTGCTGGTGGAACGATACAACGCGAAAAACACGGGTGATTCCGGCAGGCCAAGTTGTTCCCGTCTGTTCCTTGCCGGAGCATATATTCTTTCGATCCTCGGATTTCTCGGACTGTTCGCATCCAGCTTCGGGGGAACGTCCCAATCCGGATGGAAACAGAATAATCACGCGTTCGTCATTTTCCTGATCGTTTTCATCGTCGCCTCGGTCCTGTCATCCTTGGGCCGCCATCTGGCCGGAATCCGGCCGGAAGGGATATCTCCCCGCGAAATCTGGGAGCCGGTCTTGGATTGGATCGTGTTCCTCAACCGGCGGACCGGCCAAATCGCAAAACATACCGTCGCCGGAGCACTGGCGGACTTGGACGACCGCTGGATCCTGTTCTCGGGCGTCACCCTGTTGGACCAGGACGAGGATATCGATCAGGTCCTCCTCGGACCCGGGGGGATATTCGCGCTTGAAGCCGATAGGCGGTCTGGGAAAATGATCTACGACCGCACCACATCCGAATGGAACTGGCGCCGGTCGCTGATCCATCCAATCAAGCGAATCACGGATCCCACGGACCACATCGTCCGCGCCGCCGGCGCGCTGGAAGCGGTTTTGGAGAGCCGGGTCGCCCCCGTGACGGTGTTCACGAATCCGAAAACCGCCGTCGATGCCGAGGGCCACTTGAAGGCGGCGGTCCTTCCCGTGGCGCAGCTTCACCCTTGGATCTCCGCACAACCTTTTTCACTATTCCCCCAGCGGGTCGAGTCGATGGCCGGAAAATTGCATGCGGAGGTCGGAAAATCCGCGCCCGCCGTCCGAATCTCCCCGTTGCCGCCGGCGCCATCCACGGAATCCGCGGCGGAGGGCGGAGGGAGACCAGCCGCCCGGCCGAAATGGAATCTGCAGGGAGTCGTTCCGGCGATCCTTCTTTTGATTGGCATCGCGGCCGTCCTCGGATTTCTCGCCGTCCGGGTGAGCGGCGTCACCCAGCCGGAGATGTGCACCGCCGTGACGAACGCCTACATCCGCTCGGGGCCGTCGGCAATGGATCCGATGATCGGGAGCGCGATGCAGGGCACGTGCTTCCGCCTGGACGCCCGCACCCAGGACGGGTATTGGCTGCGGATCACCGGAATCACCCCCTACCGCGGTGGTTGGATAACGGTAATATCCTTCGACGCCAGGCCGCAGGACGTCATGCAGCTTCCGGTCGCAGATTGACCGCGGTCTTTGTAACGCCGGGGGAAAACAAACCGTCGGGCGTTCTGCTTTCCGGAGATCCTCCGGCAGGATTCTCCCCCAAAGGGGTAAACCCGCGCCCTCGTCAAGGACGGGGCGGACAATCGCGGCAAGCCCCCCGCTTCGTGCCCACGAGCCAGCCCACCGGCATCACCGCCTCACGCATCTCTTTCAGGACTTCCTCGTTTGGAATTTCCCGGTTGATGACCCACACCCGTTCGGCCTCCCTGTACCGCTCGGAGATCCGCGTCAATATCTCCGCCGAATCTGCTTGCCTTGGATTACGGCCGGAAACGCCTCGCGAGCCCGGGGTAACTCCTCCGGCGTAGCCGCCGGGGAGATCGTCACCTGAACGCAATCGCCGCGTTTCCCCGCCGACAGCCGAACCGCCGCTTGTCGTGGAAAGGCTATTCGCTTTCGAAAAAAGGGCCGGTCAAGCCGTCGAGCAGGACGTCGAATCTCAACCCGAACAGGCTTTCCCATTATTGACGAAGCGGCGGAAACACGGCGTCCTTTTTTCAGGAGTGGTTCCTGGCGGCAGCAAAGCGTATTGATCAACATAATGAAGAAACCCACAGGCGCCATACCGTCAACCATGGGCGAGGGTCGATCGTCGGTTGTCGCCTTACGGCATCGGGGTGAGGGTGGGAGTTTCCGATCCAAGCGCCGTCACGGTTCCCGTTCCGGTGCCGGCCGCGGTTCCCAAAGTCGGGAGGGGCGTGCGGGTGACGGGCGGAAGGTAGGTTTCGCCGAGCAGGCGCGCCTTTTCCTTTTTATATTCCTCGTTCAGCAGGCGCGCTTGGACGATCCCTTCCATCAGGATCGACTGATCGGATTTCGCCATGAACGCCAGCAGGGTGTTGATCACCATGTTCATGTGCGAGACCTGGTAGGAGCGCAGCACGTCCAGGCAGGAGGAAACCTTCAGCGCTTCCGCGCGGCGGCGGATTTCCTGGAGGGTGGGGATGACGGTCAGCAGTTGTTCGGCCGGAGTCTGGGAGGCCAGCGCCGAAGCGTCGTAGAACTCCAGCATGAGGGCATGGACTTTTTCCACGTCGGGCCGCACCTGCTCGATCGAGCAGGGATCCGCGGCGCGGGTCGGCTTTTTCGTGGCGGAGGGGGCGGCCGGCGGATTGGCCGCCGAACCGATCCCGATCACCAGCATTAGGATCACCGCCGCCCCGAGCGCCGGGACCAGCCAGCGGAAGGGGATGTAGAGGCCGGGGGAAGAATCGAGGGACGGTTTCCCCGTCCCTCGATTCTTGGAGACCTGTTTCTTCGCCATGCCTCAGCGCGCCACCAGGATGAACGTTCCGGAGAAGGTCACCGTAACGCAGACGCAGTCGCCGCACTGTTGCACGCCGACGAGGATCAGCATGCCGTCCTCGGGCGTATCCGGGTGCAGCGGGAACGGCGGGCCGTTGAACTGCGCGATCGGCAGTTCGATCCACGCCCCCTGGCCGTTGTTCGCCGATTCATCCCAGTAGAGAATGGCGTAGTGCTGGCCTTCGCCGCCGGGAGGAATCTTGAAGCACATCTGCATCGAGCCGCCCTGGGCCAGAAGGCCGTCCGGATCGGTCGCGACCGTGTAGCCGTCGACCAGGACGACGCCCTGCGGGGGCGCGGCGGGAAGATCCTGCTCTTCCGTCTTGGTGACCGTGATCTCGCCTTCGGCCGGGCAGGCCACTTTGATCCGCGACTGATCCGGGAGGATCATCATCACGCCGGAGTAGTGCTCGCAATCCGGAGTGACGGGATCGTCGCCCAGGCCGCTGATCTCCACCACCTGGTAGGGCTTGGCGGGCTTTTCCACGTACGGCACGCAGGTGCGGGTCAGGTCGATGTCGTTGTCGCCCGCTCCGTTGCCGCCGTAGGCGATCGTTCCGGCGAGAGTCACCGTCCCGTTCGGCCCGGGATAGACCACGAACCCGTAGCCGCCGTTGTCCTGGTAGGTTCCGCCGTCCACCGTCACCGGGATGCCGTCGGGCGGGATGCAGGCGAACACCCATCCGCTTTGCACCTTCGCGCCGTCTCCCAGGTTGCCGGAGGCTGCGACGCCTTCCAGGACCACCTCGCCCGTGCCGACGATGAACAGCCCGGTTTCGGCGTTGGTGAACACGCCGCCGAGGACGGTGATCGTTCCGCCGCTGCGGGTCTTCAGCCAGGCTCCGATGCTGCCGGGAGCGTCGAGGCAGTCGACCTGCACGTTGTCGAGGACGATATTGCCTTCATAGGTGACGGCCTGGATGCCCTTGGAGGTGTTGCCGGTGAAGGAACTGTCTCCGACGAAGACGTTCCCGGCCCCCGCGGCTTCCAGGTTCGCGCCGACGATGTTGTTGTCGGCGGTCACTCCATCCAGGGTGATGTCGCCGGCGGAGCGCACATCCACCCCCGTCCAGCCGTTGTCGCTGGCGAAGACGTTGGTCAGGTTCACCGAGCCGGCGCCGTCGGAGTTGTCGATGAAGATGCCGGTTCGGTTGCCGTTGGCGACCACGTCCGTCAGGGTGACGGTTCCGGAGGAGTAGATCAGCAAGCCGGTGTTGGTGTTGTCGTTGAACTCGCTGGCATCCCCCGGAACGCCCGGATCCCCGCGGACGGTTACGTCGCCTCCGGCGTCCACCACCGCGCCGTTCCCTCCGCCGGTCACCTGGACGTTCTCCAGCGTTACGTCGCCCTCGGTGAAGACCGAGAGGCCGCTGTCGGAGGTCGGGGAGGCAGAGAGGTCGACGGCGACATCGGCGATGGTGACGTCCTCATCCCAAACCACGATCACGGGAACCGTGAAGGTGGTTTCGCCGGTGTTGCCGCTGTAGCCTCCGTCGGGATCCAGATCCCATCCGCCGAGCACTTCCAGCGTGCCGAGCTGCGGCACGACGCTGTAGTCGATGACGACGTACTCCTCGGGGCCGGTGTAGTCTCCGGCTTGGAAGTAGATCGCGCCGTCGCCGTAGTAGGTGGCGGAGTTGGCGATCAGGAAGTCGATCAGCTCGGTGATGGTGGCGAACGACGGAGTGCAGCCCGAATCGCCGGGGACCTGCCCGGTCGGGCACCACATCGGATCGCTGTAGGAAACGGTGACCTCTTCGATCTCCTCGGCTTCGCAGGCGGGCGGCGGCTCTTCGCCGGCCGCTTCCGCCGCGGCGATCTCCTCCTCGGTGGGAGGCACACAATCCGATTCCGCCGCCGCGTCCTCTTCCGGATCCGGGTCAGCGGTTTCCTCCGAGTCCGGCGTCGGAGTACCTTCCGGATCCGGGGATGGAGTGTCTTGCGGGTCCGGCGTCTCCGACGGGGCGGTCTCCTCCGTCGGAGTTGCCTCCGTTTCCGGCGCCGCGGTTTCTTCCGCATCCGGCGCCGGCGTCTCCTCGGGAGCGGTTTCCTCCGTCGGATCCGCCGCCGTTTCGGCCGGCGCTGCTTCCTCGGTAGCGGCCGGTTCCGGCGTTTCGGAAGGAACCGCCTCCTCGGTCGGCGTCACCACCGGCGTTTCTTCGGGCGTCGGGCCGTCGTCGGCGAGGACGCGTATTGCCGGCGACAGGTGGAACATGACCAGTGCCATAGCCGTAGCCACGCCTATCCAGCGTTTGCTTTTGTTCATATTTTTTCTCCTTCTACGGAGATGGAAAACCCGGTGCGTGGCGAACCCGGGTTGCTCCGATGAATAAGGGCGGATAAACAAATTGCATGGAAATTATACAAGTTTCCGGCGCGGGCGGGATAGGGACAAATGACATATGACGCCCTGTTTTCAAGGCATTTCCGGCCTTCCATTGGTCCTACTTCGCACCTTCCGGCCGCCGTCGCCCCGCCATGGCGGGGGAGAAAAACCACGGGGACAGGATGCGGATCGACTATCGACCATGGACCATCGACCCCCCTGAAAAGAACACTCCGGGGCAGGCATGGACCATCGCAAACCCGAGAATGGACGATGGTCCATCGCCGCGGAGTTAGCGCCGACCGCTTCCCGTCGAACCAGCCGGTGAATATTTATTATTGTCTGCGTGGTATCTGGGGGGATTCAGGAATAGACCAACACTCGACGATGGTCGATAGTCCATGGTCCATGGTCTACGGCCTATGGACATATTCATGTCCATCGGCGGTATACTCAAGCGCAAATGAAGCAGCGCGCTGTTATCCTACCCGCCGGCCTGATCCTCCTCTCCCTCGCCTGCAATCTGCCCTCTGCGGCGCGGGAGACGGCCGTTGCGGCCTCGCTCACGGCATTCGCGGCGGCCCCGCCCACCTCCGGCGCGCCCACCGCCGCGCCGACGTCCACGGCAAGCGCCTCGCCCGCGCCGCAACCGACTCCGACCGAGACTCAACCGCACATCGTCGAGCAGACCCTCTTCGAGGGCGAGAAAGCCTACACCTGCGACGAGGGCGGCTGTTGGCGCGACGACGGGATTCTGGTCGGCCCGCCGGAAAATTTCTACCCCGACATACACGAAGACAACCGGGATATCCGCGCGCTGCTGGCTTCGATCGGCCTGCCGGCCGAGGAAGCGCCCGACAACGCCGAGCGCTGGCGCCGGATCCGCGGATTGTGGCAGTGGATGACGAGCCACACGATCATCATCAACGAGCCCGGCTACGAGGAGCCCTGGAACTACCTGCACGAGCTCGCCTCGACGCCCACCCACCATTGGCCCTCGATCGGCGAGTTGGCCAAGGTGTTCGCACGCTTCGGAGTCCTTCCGCTCGGGGCATGCAATTCCAAATCCTTCACCATGGCCACCCTGCTCTACCGGGTGGGCGTTCTGCCGGATTGGATCACCGTCGTCCACTCCCAGGCCCACGACGGGACCCAACACATTTACCTGGGGATCCATCTGGACGGCCGCTGGCGCTACCTCGATCCGACCTGCATCCGCTCGCACACGGCCCTCGCTCCGCAACCGGAAACCGTCGGTTGCATCGGCGCGGACTACCGACACCCCTACGAAGTGATTCCCCTGCCGGGTTCGCAGTTAATTAAGCCGATGTTGTTGGAATAACGCGGGGGGAAAAATCCGAGGGACAGGATTTCAGGATCGTGCAGGATTGACAGAATGGAATCCGACTATCGACCATGAACAATAGACCGTGAACCACAGCCGAGGACTGGAGCAATCCGGTTTCACCCCAAATACCACGCGGACATGTTTTTACTTGAACGAAT
It encodes:
- a CDS encoding winged helix-turn-helix domain-containing protein; translated protein: MDRRIRAAAAAPRVFPTAGIIMPMTTFLLVEDEIDLADPIARDYLLETVWIGKYETGDRSVDNAVLRLRKKLGRLGGKYRDCVGCGI
- a CDS encoding right-handed parallel beta-helix repeat-containing protein, whose protein sequence is MNKSKRWIGVATAMALVMFHLSPAIRVLADDGPTPEETPVVTPTEEAVPSETPEPAATEEAAPAETAADPTEETAPEETPAPDAEETAAPETEATPTEETAPSETPDPQDTPSPDPEGTPTPDSEETADPDPEEDAAAESDCVPPTEEEIAAAEAAGEEPPPACEAEEIEEVTVSYSDPMWCPTGQVPGDSGCTPSFATITELIDFLIANSATYYGDGAIYFQAGDYTGPEEYVVIDYSVVPQLGTLEVLGGWDLDPDGGYSGNTGETTFTVPVIVVWDEDVTIADVAVDLSASPTSDSGLSVFTEGDVTLENVQVTGGGNGAVVDAGGDVTVRGDPGVPGDASEFNDNTNTGLLIYSSGTVTLTDVVANGNRTGIFIDNSDGAGSVNLTNVFASDNGWTGVDVRSAGDITLDGVTADNNIVGANLEAAGAGNVFVGDSSFTGNTSKGIQAVTYEGNIVLDNVQVDCLDAPGSIGAWLKTRSGGTITVLGGVFTNAETGLFIVGTGEVVLEGVAASGNLGDGAKVQSGWVFACIPPDGIPVTVDGGTYQDNGGYGFVVYPGPNGTVTLAGTIAYGGNGAGDNDIDLTRTCVPYVEKPAKPYQVVEISGLGDDPVTPDCEHYSGVMMILPDQSRIKVACPAEGEITVTKTEEQDLPAAPPQGVVLVDGYTVATDPDGLLAQGGSMQMCFKIPPGGEGQHYAILYWDESANNGQGAWIELPIAQFNGPPFPLHPDTPEDGMLILVGVQQCGDCVCVTVTFSGTFILVAR
- a CDS encoding NERD domain-containing protein, translated to MRQVLVERYNAKNTGDSGRPSCSRLFLAGAYILSILGFLGLFASSFGGTSQSGWKQNNHAFVIFLIVFIVASVLSSLGRHLAGIRPEGISPREIWEPVLDWIVFLNRRTGQIAKHTVAGALADLDDRWILFSGVTLLDQDEDIDQVLLGPGGIFALEADRRSGKMIYDRTTSEWNWRRSLIHPIKRITDPTDHIVRAAGALEAVLESRVAPVTVFTNPKTAVDAEGHLKAAVLPVAQLHPWISAQPFSLFPQRVESMAGKLHAEVGKSAPAVRISPLPPAPSTESAAEGGGRPAARPKWNLQGVVPAILLLIGIAAVLGFLAVRVSGVTQPEMCTAVTNAYIRSGPSAMDPMIGSAMQGTCFRLDARTQDGYWLRITGITPYRGGWITVISFDARPQDVMQLPVAD